One Candidatus Obscuribacterales bacterium DNA window includes the following coding sequences:
- a CDS encoding glycosyl hydrolase 108 family protein, translating to MDLQAIASGQVTYTVTQLRSNTALVRSLQSALNLMGFPVGPSDGLWGSRTEAAYREFTDYFGFRPNELSPRVARFIINSTGMQPAPPPAPPAPPPPAPPPPAPPPPAPPTGNHFTEALQFSLRWEGGFVDHPADIGGATNKGVTTGTYNEYRRRKGLPTQSVRLITQTEVEDIYRSMYWTPSNSQLMVRPLAIVHFDTAVNFGVGGATLFLQETLGVPADGGFGPITRGALDRSNTAATARRYVQNRIDYRYLRVRQNPSQSVFLNGWLNRDNDLMNYISRM from the coding sequence ATGGATCTGCAAGCGATCGCCAGTGGGCAAGTCACCTACACCGTCACTCAACTGCGGAGCAACACGGCTCTGGTGCGCTCCCTTCAGAGCGCGTTGAACTTAATGGGCTTCCCAGTCGGCCCATCCGATGGACTATGGGGCTCTCGTACCGAAGCAGCCTATCGGGAGTTTACCGACTACTTTGGGTTTCGCCCCAATGAGTTATCGCCTCGGGTCGCTCGGTTTATCATCAATTCAACCGGGATGCAGCCCGCTCCACCACCTGCTCCGCCCGCGCCGCCACCGCCGGCCCCGCCGCCACCCGCGCCGCCACCGCCGGCCCCACCGACGGGAAATCATTTCACTGAAGCCCTACAGTTTTCCCTGCGCTGGGAAGGTGGCTTTGTGGATCACCCGGCGGATATTGGTGGTGCGACCAATAAAGGGGTGACGACGGGAACCTACAACGAGTATCGTCGTCGTAAGGGGTTGCCAACCCAGAGTGTGCGGTTGATCACTCAGACAGAAGTGGAAGATATTTATCGCAGCATGTATTGGACGCCCTCCAACAGTCAGTTGATGGTGCGCCCTTTAGCCATTGTGCATTTTGACACGGCAGTTAACTTTGGGGTGGGTGGGGCTACGCTCTTCCTGCAGGAAACCCTAGGCGTGCCTGCAGATGGCGGCTTTGGCCCCATCACCCGCGGTGCCCTCGATCGCTCGAATACGGCGGCTACTGCTCGGCGCTATGTGCAAAACCGCATTGATTATCGCTACCTACGGGTACGGCAAAATCCCAGCCAAAGTGTGTTCCTTAATGGTTGGCTGAATCGCGACAATGACTTGATGAATTACATCTCTAGGATGTAG
- the argJ gene encoding bifunctional ornithine acetyltransferase/N-acetylglutamate synthase — MAAWQVISGGVTAPKGYRASGIVAGMKPSGLPDLALIVSDVEAIAAGVFTTSCVRAACVDYCRQLLEAKPAARAILCNSGQANAGTGSQGWDDAIASAQAVAQVLGCEADAVLLASTGVIGQRIKMEQLQAGVPKVAAQLSETGSDQAALAIMTTDLVPKVCALETQVGDRPVRMGGIAKGSGMIHPNMATMLSFITCDATVSPHIWQEMLGRAVDKSFNQITVDGDTSTNDCVIALANGQSRTPAITTLNAEAETLEAMLTEVCMTLAKAIVRDGEGATCLVEVTVSGASSDEAARKIARTIAGSSLVKSAIFGRDPNWGRIAAAAGRAGVSFNQDDLRISLGDTLLLDYGQPLPFDRAAASAYLTAAAESADPDANTVHINVGVGTGAGHGVAWGCDLSYDYVKINAEYTT; from the coding sequence ATGGCAGCATGGCAGGTGATTTCAGGGGGAGTCACGGCTCCGAAGGGGTATCGTGCATCAGGGATTGTTGCTGGTATGAAGCCTTCTGGATTACCCGATCTGGCGCTGATTGTGTCTGATGTGGAGGCGATCGCTGCCGGAGTGTTTACTACAAGCTGCGTGCGGGCAGCCTGTGTAGACTATTGTCGTCAACTCCTAGAGGCCAAGCCAGCAGCGCGGGCAATTTTGTGCAACTCGGGGCAGGCCAATGCTGGCACCGGTAGCCAGGGCTGGGACGATGCGATCGCCAGTGCCCAAGCGGTGGCCCAAGTGTTGGGCTGTGAGGCTGATGCGGTACTGCTGGCCTCCACGGGGGTCATTGGGCAGCGCATCAAGATGGAGCAGTTGCAGGCTGGCGTGCCGAAGGTAGCCGCGCAGCTTTCTGAAACCGGTTCCGACCAAGCTGCCTTGGCGATTATGACCACCGATCTGGTGCCCAAGGTTTGCGCGTTAGAAACCCAGGTGGGCGATCGCCCCGTGCGTATGGGCGGCATTGCCAAAGGATCGGGCATGATCCACCCCAACATGGCTACCATGCTCAGTTTTATCACCTGTGATGCCACGGTCTCTCCCCACATTTGGCAAGAGATGCTGGGGCGGGCGGTGGATAAAAGCTTTAACCAAATTACGGTGGATGGCGATACGAGCACCAACGATTGTGTGATAGCCCTGGCCAATGGTCAATCGCGTACGCCCGCGATCACCACCCTGAATGCAGAGGCAGAAACCCTAGAAGCCATGCTGACGGAAGTTTGTATGACCCTGGCGAAGGCGATCGTGCGGGATGGCGAGGGGGCAACCTGCCTCGTGGAAGTGACGGTGAGCGGGGCGAGCAGTGATGAAGCGGCGCGCAAAATTGCCCGCACCATTGCCGGTTCCTCCCTAGTGAAATCAGCCATTTTTGGTCGAGATCCCAACTGGGGACGAATTGCAGCGGCAGCTGGCCGTGCAGGCGTGTCCTTCAACCAAGATGATCTGCGCATTAGCCTCGGCGACACCCTATTGCTAGACTATGGGCAACCGCTACCCTTCGACCGGGCTGCCGCCAGTGCCTACTTGACGGCGGCGGCGGAAAGTGCCGACCCTGATGCCAATACCGTCCATATCAACGTAGGAGTAGGAACCGGTGCAGGACATGGGGTGGCTTGGGGATGTGACCTCAGCTACGACTATGTCAAGATTAATGCTGAATACACCACCTAA
- a CDS encoding peptidylprolyl isomerase has product MTRAIMETAKGTITIEFFDADAPNTVANFVKLSEDGFYDGLSFHRVIPDFMIQGGCPKGTGTGGPGYEIKCEINSNKHMAGSLSMAHRGRDTGGSQFFICHSPQPHLDGVHTVFGQTQDMDVVNAIRQGDKILSVKIEK; this is encoded by the coding sequence ATGACTCGCGCCATTATGGAAACGGCTAAGGGCACCATTACGATTGAGTTTTTTGATGCAGATGCTCCCAATACCGTGGCGAATTTCGTCAAGCTGTCGGAGGATGGATTCTACGACGGTCTGTCCTTCCACCGCGTCATTCCTGATTTTATGATTCAGGGCGGTTGCCCCAAGGGCACAGGTACCGGTGGCCCAGGCTACGAAATTAAGTGCGAAATTAACTCCAACAAGCATATGGCGGGTTCCCTGTCCATGGCGCACCGTGGGCGCGATACGGGCGGCAGCCAGTTCTTTATTTGCCATTCTCCCCAGCCTCACTTGGATGGTGTGCATACTGTGTTTGGCCAAACCCAGGATATGGATGTGGTCAACGCCATTCGCCAAGGTGATAAAATTCTGTCCGTCAAAATTGAAAAGTAG